DNA from Pseudodesulfovibrio senegalensis:
GGCCGTCAACGACCCGGCCGGAACCGGCATCCAGTTCTGCCGCGCCGTGAACGCCCACACGGACCACGTCTGCCGTCTGGTCACGCTGGAAACCCGCTACACCCACGCATGGCAAGCCGACCTGCACGTGCCCGATCTGGACGAGGCGGGCATCGAGGAGCTGGGGGACCTGCTCCGAACCTCGGACATTCTGCATTTTCACATGACCGCGGACGAGCATGTTCGCTTTGGCCCGTATCTTCCTGCCGACTTTCTGTCCGGCAAGGCCGTGGTGCATCATCATCACGGCCATCATGATTTCCGTTCCGCCCCGGACAGCTTTCGCGAGAAATACAGGCGGCTCGGCCGCGAAAACCTTTTGGTCAGTACGCCGGATCTGCTCAGGCTGCTGCCCGAGGCCCGCTGGCAGCCCAACCTCGTGCCCCTGAACGACACCGCGTTGTTGCCGCGTACGGACAGGCCCGGTCCGGAAGCGCCGTTGCGGGTAGCCCATTCCCCCACCCGCAAGGACCTCAAGAATACCGATGAATTTCTCCGGGTGGTCGAAGCCCTGCGTTCGGAGGGCGTGGCCCTTGAGCTTGATCTCATGGACGACGTGCCCAATGCCGAATGCCTTGCGCGCAAGGCCCGCTGCCATGTGTTGTTCGACCACATGCAGGGCTATTACGGGGTCAGCAGCCTCGAAGGCCTGAGTCAGGGATTGGCCGTGATCGCCGGGCTGGACGAATGGAACCGAAGCCATATCATGGCTTTCACGGGTGCGCCCGCATTGCCGTGGCTCGTGGCCCGGAACGAGGAATCCCTGCTTGGCCTGCTGCGCGATCTGGCCCGGGACCGCGACCTGTGTGACCGCTGCGGCCGCGAATCGCGGGCGTTCATGGAAACGTATTGGTCCGATGAGCGCATGGCCCGCAATCTGGTTTCGTTTTGGGAAAAGTGCTGACACATCTTTGCCTTTCCCCCATGAATCGGATATGAGGGGTCCTGATTCCAATTATCCGGAGTGGTTATGAAGTTGTCCCCGGTTCAGGTCCTTTCTTTTTGCGGTGCGTCCCTGCTGATCGCCGCGACGTTCGTGCTTTCTTCCGCGCCCACGCCCCGTGCGGGGCAGGGTCGGCATATGGTGCGCATGCCCGTGGATACCAGAATCATTGATCTGGAAACCCTGAATGCGCCGAACCCGCAGGACAACGCCACCATTTCCGGGGCGCAGCCGTCCGTTTCCGCCACCCCGAAGGCCGGGGTCTCCAAGCCTGCGCCTGCTGCCGGCTCCGAAAAAAGCGCCCCCAAGGCCGTTTCGGACAAGCCGTCCACGTCGTCCAAGCCGTCTCCGAGTGCCGCCGCCAAAAAAGGCGCGGCCCAGAGCAAGACCGTGACCGGCAGCATAACCGGCCTCAAGGTCGAACAGGCCGAAGACGGCTCCCTGATCGTTCGTCTGCGGGCGGACAGGGACATGGGCCGGGTGACTTACCTGCGCCTTGGTTCCCCTTCGCGTCTGGTTATAGACGTGCGCGGCCGCTGGACCCTCCGGGCCGGCAACGTGGTGCGCATGCAGGCCGGGCCGTATGCGCATCTGGTGGCCGGGGAACACAAGGACCGTCTGCGTCTGGTCCTGCATAGCCGCGATGCCGGGGCCACGGTCCCTGTGCCCGGAATTTCCGTGCAGGGCCGCGATCTCGCGGTGACCGTTCCTGCTTCTGCCAAGCCCTGACAAGGGCGTTCTCCTTCCTTTGCGGGCTCTGTAACCTAATTGTAACCGTCGGGTCATTGTCGTGTAACCGGTGATGTATAGTCAGTGGGGACCGTCAATGCGGGCGCAACGGTTTGTCGCGCCCGAAAGAAAGCCAATCGCACGGAGTATCGCAATGGGGAATCCCGTCAAGGTGGCTTCCAGGAACCTGAATTTCTATTATTCGGACTTCAAGGCGCTGGAAGACATCTCCATAGATTTCGAGGAAAATCAGGTGACCGCGCTCATCGGGCCTTCGGGCTGCGGCAAGTCCACCTACCTTCGGTGCATCAACCGCATGAACGACCTCATCGCAGGCACGCGCGTGGAAGGTTCCATGGTGCTGGACGGCCAGAACATCTATGCGCCGGGGTTGGACGTTGTTTCCCTGCGCCGCCGCATCGGCATGGTTTTCCAGAAGCCCAATCCGTTTCCCAAGACGATTTTCGAGAACGTGGCCTACGGCCTGCGCGTGAACGGGGTATCGGACAATGGGCTCGTCGAGGAACGCGTGGAGGAAAGCCTCAAGGGCGCGGCCCTCTGGGATGAAGTCAAGGATCGGCTGCAAACTTCTGCGCTGGGCCTTTCCGGCGGCCAGCAGCAGCGCCTGTGCATTGCCCGGGCCATGGCCGTGGAGCCCGAGGTGCTGCTCATGGACGAGCCAGCCTCAGCCCTGGACCCCATCGCCACCCAGAAGATCGAGGACCTGATCCACGAACTCAAGAAAAATTACACCATCATCATCGTGACCCACAGCATGCAGCAGGCTGCTCGCGTTTCCGACCGCACCGCGTTTTTCTACATGGGCAGGCTCATCGAGGTGGACAATACCAAGGCCATGTTCACCAAACCCAGAAACCGGCAGACCGAAGACTATATCACCGGCCGCTTCGGCTAGGCCTGCCGGCCACGGTTGGCGCTTTTGCGAACGAAGCGGGCGCGGACCTGCCGCCGCAACCACGGTTTCGGGTAAAACGCACAAAGGGCATTCTGCGGATGCCATACCACAGGAGATGCAGACATGGAGCAACGCGCTCACTTTACGAAAAAACTTGAAGAGTTGAAGCTTCAGGTTCTGCGCATGGCCGCGCTTTCCGAAACGGCCGTACACAAGTCGGTCAAGGCGTTTCTTGAAGGGGACAGCGACCTGGCCGAGGATGTCATTCGCGGCGACTGCGCCATCAACGACCTTGAAGACGACATCGACAACTTCAACCTCGAACTGCTGGCCCTTGACCAGCCAATGGCCATCGACCTGCGCACCATCATCGGCTCGCAGCGCGTGACCGTGAATCTGGAACGCCTTGGCGACGAGGCCGTGAACATGGCCCACCGTTCGATTTTTCTGAGCTCCCGGCCGCCGCTGCCGTTCAATCCCAAGATGGAAGAACTGGCTAACGTGGCCAAGCAGATGCTGGCCGACGCGCTCAAGGCCTTTGTTGACAACGACGTGGTGCTGGCCACGCAGGTGTGCCGCATGGACGATCAGGCCGACGATCTGAACCTGAGCATCCTCAAGGAATTGATCAATGATATGGTCCGGGAGTCGCGCATTGTGGAACGCGGTGTGCATTGCATCATCGGCGCGCGCCATCTGGAGCGTGTCGGCGATCTGGCGACGAATATTGCCGAGGCCGTGGTCTTCATCGTGGAAGGCGACAGCATGAAGCACAGCTGCCGCGGCTGACCTTTGGGCGCAGGCTCCACGGCGCAACACACGCATTGCGGAATACGGTGCGGGCTTCCGGACAGGATTCGGAGGCCCGCACCTGTTGTTTCAGGCGCTGGCGGCCGCCATTTTTCGGGAGAAAACGGTTTACAGGTGGGACGAATTCGGATACGGAAATTATTCCTCTGTAAAAGGTGTCCGAAAATCCGGTGCTTTTTACAGCAACGCCATGGGCGTATCAACGGCGGTATCGGTTCGCATGCGAACTGGCCGCGCTGCTGGTGAACCCGGACCTCGGACCGGTGGAGCTGGCAACGAGGACTGCTGTTGCAGCAATATACGTTAAATACATTGTCCGAGGACCATTGTTGGAGGTTAACCATGGAAAAAACCGCAGAAACTGTAGACTCCCCTGAAATGGAGATGGATATGGAGATGAACTTCGAGGCTGCCCTCGAAGACTATCTCAATTCCGATTTCGGGGATCTTGACGAAGGCACCATCATTGCCGGTGAAGTCGTCAAGGTCGGAAAAGACCACGTGCTGGTCGACGTCAACTTCAAGTCCGAGGGCCAGATCCCCGCGTCCGAATTTCTGGATGCCGAAGGGAACATGGAAGTGGCCGAGGGCGACAAGGTTGATGTCTTTGTGGTCAACAAGGACGAAGCCGAAGGCACCATCTACCTGTCCCGCGAGCGGGCCAAGCGGATGCAGCTTTTCGATAAACTGGAAGAAGTCCAGGAACAGGATGGCGTCGTCCCCGGTCGCATCATTCGCCGCATCAAGGGCGGCTACACCGTCGATCTCGGTGGCGTCGAGGCATTCCTGCCCGGCTCCCACGTCGACCTGCGCCCGGTTCCGGACATGGACGCTCTGGTGGATCAGGAATTCGATTTCAAGATTCTCAAGATCAACCGTCGTCGTTCCAACGTCATCGTTTCCCGTCGCGTTCTTCTGGAAGAGCAGCGCGCCGAACAGCGCGAGAAACTGCTCGAAACCCTCGAAGAGGGTCAGGTTGTTCCCGGCAAGGTCAAGAACATCACCGAATACGGCGTGTTCATCGACCTCGGCGGCCTCGACGGTCTGCTGCACATCACGGACATGTCCTGGAAGCGCATCAAGCATCCCAAGGAAATGGTCCAGCTGGGCGACGATCTCGAACTGAAGATTCTCAACTTCGACAAGGAAGGCCAGAAGGTCTCCCTCGGTCTCAAGCAGCTTGTTCCCGATCCGTGGGAAAACATCGCCGAGAAGTACCCCGAATCCAGCCGTTTCAACGGCACGGTCACCAACCTGGCCGATTACGGTGCGTTCGTGGAACTGGAATCCGGCGTTGAAGGCCTGGTGCATATCTCCGAGATGTCCTGGACCCGCAAGCTCCGCCACCCGTCCCAGATGGTCAAGGTGGGCGAGGAAGTCGAAGTCATCGTTCTGGGCGTGGACCAGGAGAAGAAGCGTATCTCCCTGGGCATGAAGCAGGTCAACCCCAACCCGTGGGATGTGGTGGCCGAAAAGTACCCCGAGGGTACCGTGCTCGAAGGTTCCATCAAGAACATCACCGAATTCGGCGTGTTCATCGGCATCGAGGAAGGCATCGACGGCCTGATCCACGTTTCCGACATCTCCTGGACCAAGAAGATCCGCCACCCGTCGGAAGTCTACAAAGTGGGCGATTCCGTGCAGGCCAAGGTGCTGACCGTGGACAAGGAGAACGAGAAGTTCACCCTGGGCGTCAAGCAGCTGACCGAAGATCCCTGGACTCAGGTTCCGGCCAAGTACCCCGTCGGCCAGCTGGTCAACGGCACGGTCACCAACATCACCGACTTCGGTCTCTTTGTTGAGGTCGAGGAAGGCATTGAAGGTCTGGTGCATGTGTCCGAAATCAGCCGCAAGAAGATCAAGAGCCCTGCCGAGATCTTCAAGGAAGGCGATACCATCGAGGCCAAGGTCATCCACGTTTCCGCGGATGAGCGTCGTCTGGGCCTGTCCATCAAGCAGACCACGGAAGAAGAAGATCGCCGCAGCAAGCCCAAGAGCTTTGGCGGTGCCTCTTCCGAAGCTGCCAACACCACCCTCGGCGACCTGCTTCGCGAGAAGCTGGAAGCCGCAAGCTCGGAGGACGAGTCCGAGTAACGAGATATGGAAGCAAAGCTTCGATTCTCACAGCGACATCCCGTTCTTTTCGGGATCAGCATGATACTACTGGCCATGGCCCTCGTAACGGGGGTCATGGCCTTTTTCGACGTTTCGTCGGGCACCGTGGGTTTTGGGGGCGACAAGATCGGCCAGGTCAACGTGGTCGGTCCCATCATGGAATCCGATGCCGTGGTGGACTGGATCCGCGCCCTGCGTGAGGACGACTCGGTCAAGGGCGTGCTTTTGCGTGTCAATTCGCCGGGCGGCGCCATTGCGCCCTCGCAGGAGATTTATGCTGCCGTCAGACGTCTGGCCGAGGTCAAGCCTGTGGTGGCCTCCTACGGAACCGTGGCGGCCAGCGGCGGCTATTACGTGTCCTGCCCGGCCACCAAGATCGTGGCCAACCCCGGGTCCATCACCGGATCCATCGGCGTGAAGGCCGAGTTCATGACCTTTGGCGCAGTGTTGGAAAAACTCGGCATACGTCCCGAAGTGCTGGCCACCGGGCGTTACAAAACGTCGGGTACGCCGCTCAAGGACCTGACTACGGAGCAGCGCGCACAACTGCAGGAGTTGTTGTCCGACATGCAGGACCAGTTCGTTGCCGACGTGGCCAGGGGGCGCGGCATGGATGAATCCGCGGTGCGCGCCATTGCGGACGGCCGGGGCATTACCGGCAGGCAGGCTCTCGTGTATGGGCTTGTGGACCGCATGGGCGGGCGAGAGGAAGCCATCAACCTGCTCAAGGAATTGTGTTCCATTTCCGGGCGGGTCGGCCTTGTGGAAGGCCCCGAGGAAGAGCAGACCCTGCTGCAGCGGCTGATCGGGCTTGGCTCTTCGGAAATCAAGGGCCTGCTCCAGATGCCGGGATGGGTCTTTTCCTATTAGATAGATGTTGTTTTTCCTCTTGTCGATTGATACCCCTTCGTAACCAGTTGGTCGTTCCATCCGCATGTAGGGTGGATGATTTTTTTTTGATTCGGGCGTATGCTTGAAAGATGTTACTGTGCTGAACGAGGCGATGCCGTGCATGAAGAGGGGGCGCGTTGTTTTTGAGTAAAAGGCGCTTCGCTCTCTGGCAGGAGCGTTTTCCGGTTCGGTGGGACGGGAATCACACGGCCCCATGAGGCCCAACCGTTTTTTTGCAAGGGGAGCAAATGAGCAGTACCGGTCGATACGACAGGATCGTTCACGAATATATAGAAAAAGACTCCGGCATGATCGTGCTGTTGTCTGAAGACCAGCTTTTTCAGCGCACGCTGCGTTCGACCCTGACCAAGGTCATCGGCACCAAGCGTGACTGCCTGTATGTCACGGCCAATCCTTCGGCCGCGGTCAAGGCGATCAAGCAGTATACCAAGAGCAAGGTGCCCTGCACGGTTTTCATTGAGCGCATTCTCGGGGACAAGCCCAGCACGGATTTCATCATCGCCATGAAGAACCTGCTGCCCGACCTCAGGATCATCGTGCTCGTGGGCGAGACCCGGCGGGAAAACATCGCCTATTTTTATGAGCTGGGCGTGAACAACGTCATTTCCAAACCCGCGTCCGCCAACAATATCATCGAGAAATTGGCCTTTACCATCAAGCCGCAGGGCAAGCTTTCCGAACTCATGAGCGAGGGCAAGCTCATGCTGACCGAGGGCGATTATCCCGGCGCACTGCGCGTCAGCGCCAAGATTCTGAAGATCAAGCCCAACAGCCCGGCCGGTCTCATGCTCCGGGGCGATTGCTATCTGGGCAAGAACGACAGGGAAAAGGCCATCGAGGCCTATCTGCTGGCCCATGAGTCCTCGCGTTTGTATCTGGAACCCCTCAAGAAGCTGGCCAATGTGTACAAGGGGTACAACGAGGAGGAATATCTCAAGTACCTCAAGAAGCTGGACCGGCTCAGCCCGCTGAACACCGAACGCAAGTGCGACATCGGCACCACCTATGTGCGGCGCAAGGAAATGACCATGGCCGAAAAGTATTTCGACCAGGCCATCGAGACCGCCACGCAGGAAGCCATGAGCATGGTGGCCGGTGTTGCCGACCGCATCGCCTCCACCGTCATCGACGTGTCCCCGGCCATGTCCGAGAAATACCTGCAACGGGTGCTGGCCAACAAGGGAAGCCGCCTGGGCAAGGAGGACATAACCGTCTTCAACAAGCTGGGCATCGCCCTCAGGAATCAGGGCAAGTGGCGCGAGGCCATCGACAACTACAGGCGCGCGCTGGAAATTTCCCCTGAAGACGAGGGTCTGCACTTCAACATGGCTTTGGCCTACCGGGACGGCAAGGAACGCCGCAAGGCCATCGAATGCATGGAAACGGCCCTGAAAATCAATCCTGACGTCTACAAGGCGGGCGAAAACATTGCCCTGCATTTCGGCGATACCTTTGCCGAGGCCAAGCGGTATGACGAGGCCGGCGAATTCTACCGTACGGCCGCCTCACTCAATCCGGACAACAAGGCCACGCAACGCAAGTTGGGATTGATCAAAAAGGCTTTGGGCGCATAGCCCGGCCGCGTGGGCGGTCTTCAGGAGCCCCATGAAAAACGAATATTTCGTCAGGATTCTTCACGAGTTCTTCGAACAGGACCATGGCGCGGCCGTGGTTCTTTCGGGTGATCAGGTCTTTTTGCGCACACTGCGTTCGGCCGTGCACCGGGTGGCCGGTTCCAAGCGGCACTGCCTGTTCGCCGTGGGCGGGCGCAGGGCCGCAGCCCGTCAGGTGGAGCGTCTGGTGGCGGGCAAGGTCCCGGTGCTTGTCTTTGTGGAGCGCATGGTCAACGAGACTCCGAGCACGGATTTCATCATGGTGCTCAGAAAACGGTATCCGAACATGCGCATTATTGTTCTGGCTCAGGAGATCGAGCGGGACGTGATCGCCTATTTCATGGAATTGGGCGTGGCCAACGTGATCTGCAAGCCCGTGTCCATGAACAACGTCATCGAAAAGATGGCCTTTTCCCTGCAGCCGCCCGGCCAGTTGGGCAGGCTTCTGGACGAGGGCAGGGCGCGGCTCGAGGCCGGGGATTTCGAGCAGGCCATGGGGCTGGTGGAAAAGATTCTGTCCTTGAAGCCGGGCAGCCCGGCAGGGCTCATGCTGCAGGGCGACATCCATCTGGCGCAGGACCGCAGGGAAGACGCGCTGGACGCGTATCTGGCCGCGCACCATTCCTCGGAAATGTACATTGAGCCCATCAAGCGGCTGGCCCACGCCTTTCAGGGGCTGGATGATGAAAAGGCGCTTGAATATTTGAAAAAATTGGATTTCATCAGCCCGCTCAACCCGGATCGGAAGGCGGACATCGGCAAGGCGTACCTGCAGCGGCGCGACCTTGAGAACGCCGAGGAATATTTCGACCAGAGCCTCAGGGTTCTGGGCCGGGAGGCCGGTTCATTGGTGTCCATCATGGCCGAGCAGATAGCCGAGGCCGCCAGCAAGGTGGCGCCGGGCATGGCCGAAAAATATCTGCGCACGGTCATTGAATCCCGGGGCGACGACCTCGACCACAGCGACCTGCATACCTTCAACCGGTTGGGCATGGCCCTGCGCAGTCAGGGCAAGTGGCGCGAGGCCGTGGAAAATTACCGGCAGGCCCTGGAGATTTCCCCGGACGATGAGGCCCTGCACTACAACATGGCCCTGGCCTTTCAGGATGGTCGCGATTCCGGGAGCGCGCTCGACAGCCTGCGTCGTGCCCTGGATATCTATCCGAACCTGCCGCGCATGGGTGACATGGTGGCCCTGAACATGGGCAACATCAACATGGATGCCGGGCATACGGAACAGGCACGGGATTATTACCAGATGGCCCTTGAAATGAATCCCGGCAACCGCCGTGCCAAAAAGGAACTGGAAAAGGCCCTGCGCGCGTTGCGGGGATGATGCCCTAGAGCAGGGAGCCGCGCTCCTGCGCGTCGATGTATTCCTGCACCCTGAATTTGGATTTGGCCCCGTTGAAGGTCATGGACCGTATCTTGCCGAACACGGCCCGCTCGGGCCAGCCCCGGTCGTGCACTCCGCCCATGGACCACGCAATGCCGGCGTAGCCGTTGGAGTCGCGCCCGTCCATCTGGTAGCGGTCGTTCAGGCGTATGGCTTCGGCCATGGCCTGCTCGGGCGTTTCACTCCACTCCAGAATCTTCTTGGCCCAATACATGCGCATGTATCCGTGCATATGTCCGGTGCGCACCATTTCCCGCTGGGCCGCGTTCCAGAGCGGATCATGCGTTTGCGCGCGCTCGAATTCTTCGGATGTATACAGGGCCGGGCGCGGGTCGTTCAGGTGCGCCTCAAGGGTCTGGCTGGCCCATGGCGCAAAACAGCCCGTGTTGTCGTAGTCCGGTTCGTGCAGGCAGAAGTTGTCTGCCAGTTCCCGGCGTACGATCAATTCCTCCAGATAGGCGTCCGAGGATTCGCGGTCCGCGCCTGATTCCAGTACCCGCAGGGCCACCCGGCCCGCGTGGATCTGGCCGAAATGCAAATAGGGGGAAAGGCGCGAGGTCACCGGGTTGGTGGGCACGTTGCGGCCCTTGCCGTACTGGTTCAGGCGCGTGCGTTTGAACTGTTCGAGGGCCTCGTGCGCGGCCTGTTCCCCGGACGGGAAATCGCAGGGCGGCGGTCCGGAATGACTGCTTGCTGCGTGTTGCAGATCCCCAAGGGATGCGCTTGCCGGACGCTGCGCCAACGGGTGCGGGTGCGGGGCAAGCTCGGGCGGTTGGACCAGAAATTCCGGCAGCAGTCTGTGTATCTTGGGCCGGATGGTGCGGGCCGCATATTCCTTTTTGTCCGATGCCAGCCAGCAGGGCACCACGTTGCGTCCGTCGGTCTCGAACACGTGCGCCCCGGTTGTGGAACACACGTGGTCGGCCACGCTTTCTATCCATTGCCGTTTGATGCGCAGCACGTCGAAGTCCGTGACCAGCGCGCCGATATTCAGCTTGCGTGCCAGCTTTGGGATTTCCTGTGCCGGGTCGCCCATGCGCGGCAAAAACGGAATGTTGCGTGCTTCCAGCTCGCGTGCGGTCTGCGCCAGCCCCTGCGTCAGGAACAGGAATTGCCGTTGCCCGGCTTCGAGGAATTGCGGTGAAAGCGCGTAGAACACGCACAGGGGAACCCGGCGCGCCGTGGCCAGCTGCTGGGCCATGAGCAGGCCCCAGTTGTCGCGGCAGCGGTGCTCGCGGTGCATCCAGTAGGCCACCGGGCCGTTGTTCGGGGCATTGCCGGTTCGTATCTGTCGTGTTCGCGATTCGGGCATGGCAGGACCATAGCACAGGAGCGCGGCGCGGCAAACGCCGGGAATATTATTTCATGCGCTGGGGAAAGTCCGTGATGATGGCCGTGGCCCCGGCTTGGCCCAATGCGCGGGCCTTGTCCATGTCGTTCACGGTCCACGGATTGACGCGGAATCCCTGCCGCACCAGTTCGCGCACCAGTTCGGGCGTGGTTTTTTTCTGGTTCGGGTGGTAGGCCTGCGCCCCCAGTTCCCGCAACAGGGCCGGGATGTCGGCCGGGTGTTCCTCGGCAAGGGCGGCCGTGGGCAGTGTGGCGTCCAGCTGCCGGACGCGGGCCATGTATTCGTGCCGGAATGAGGAGAGCAACATCAGTTCGCGGGTTTCGGTCTGCCGGATCATGTCCAGCACCGCGTCCACAATGGCCTCGCAGGGATGATGCTCGCCCTGATCCTTGATTTCGAGGTTCATGGGCAGGGTGTGCTCGCGCGTGAACTCAAGGGCCTGACGCAGGGTGAGCATGGGCTGGTTGCGGCAGTTCTCGACCTCTTGTTGCGAGAGTTCGCCCGCGGCAATGGTCCCGAAGGGATCGTTTATGGCGAAGTGGCTGCCCGCGTCGAGGCCCAGCAATTCGTCCAGCGTGAAGTCATGCACGTTCCACGGCTTGCGGTCCGCGAATTTCGGATGCGCGGCAATATCCGTGGTGCGCTCAAGGGTTTCGTCATGAAAGATGACCAGTTGGCCGTCACGGGTCATGTGTACGTCGGTTTCCCATGCCTGCGCGCCCGCGTCCAATGCGCGCCGTACTGCAAGCAGGGTGTTTTCCGGAGCAAGGGAGCGCGCGCCCCTGTGGGCGCAGCAGTGGCCGGAGCCGTCGAGTAGGTCGAAGAACACGGCAGTTTCCTGCGGGCGTCTATACGTCGATGCCCTGTTTCTTGTATTCGTTGAGTTTGTTGCGCAGGGTGCGCACGGAAATTCCCAGCAGGTCCGCAGCCCGGGTGCGGTTGCCCGCGGTCTCGTCCAGGCTTTTGAGAATGAGTTTTTTCTCCATCTCCTGCAACGGCATGACCGAAAGGGCCTGATCCATGCCTTCGGGCGGCGCGGCCGCAGCAACGTCCTGCTGGGCCTGCTCCACGGCGTCGAGATCGTCGGGCATCCATTCGCCTTCGGTCATGAGGAAGTGGCTCTTGCGGATGGGGCCGTCCCCGGCCAGCAGCACGGCGCGTTCCATGAGGTTCTGCAGTTCGCGCACGTTGCCGGGCCAGTCGTAGTCCATGAGCCACGCCTTGGCCTCTTCGGTAAAGGCCAGCCTGCCCAGCCCGTAGGCCGCGCAGTATTTGTTCACGAAATATTCGGCCAGTTCGATGACGTCCTCGCCCCGGTGCTTGAGCGCCGGGAGCTTGAGCGGAATCACGTTCAGCCGGTAGTAGAGATCCTGGCGGAACTTGCCTTCCTTGACGGTTTCCTCGATGGCCCGGTTGGTGGTGGCGATGACGCGCACGTTGACCTTGACGGTTTCCACCCCGCCCACGCGGTCGAATTCCGACTCCTGCAACACGCGCAGCAGCTTGGCCTGCAGGCCGAGGTCCATTTCCGTGATTTCGTCCAGCAGGATGGTGCCGCCGTCCGCCAGTTCGAATTTGCCGAGCTTGCGGTTGATGGCTCCGGTGAACGCGCCTTTTTCATGGCCGAACAGTTCGGATTCCAGCAGGTGCTCGGGCAGGGCCGCGCAGTTGATGGCCACAAAGGGCTGGTCCGCGCGGTCGCTGTTGTGGTGCAGGTAGCGGGCAAACATTTCCTTACCCGTGCCGGATTCTCCGGCGATGAGCACCGTGGCCTTGGAACGGGCCACCTGCCGGGCCAGCGCCAGCACGCGCAACACGGCCGGATGGCGGCCGATGATCTGGAATTTCGAATCCTGCCGGGGCGCGGCTGGTGCGGCGGCCGGTGCCCGCAGCGCGGGTTCCGGGCCGGGTTTCGGCTCGGGCTCTGGCTCGGGATCGGGGGCGCCCTTGGGCAGCACCAGTTTGATCTTGTCCCAGATGAGCGGCTCCAGCCAATAGTCGCGCGCGCCGTGCTGCAGGTAGTCCTGCGCCTCTTCTGCGGATCCGTTGCGCGAAAAGATGATCACCGGCGGGAAATCGTCGACCTGTTCGGCCTGTTCCAGCAGCCTCTTGGCGTCAAAGCCCTGAATGGACGGGCGGGAAAAAATCAGCAGCGGCTTGGATTTCTTGATGAACCCAAGGGCACCGTTCAGGTTGTCGGCCAGCCCGGCCTGTACCCCGGCCTCCTTGAGGGTGGGGAAAATGCTTGTGACAGCCTGCGGTTCGGCTATGAAAAGTATGGTTTTGGCCGACATGACCACTTCTATTATCCACAACCCGGACATATTTCAATAATTTTACAGCATGGGACCGGATTGCGCCCT
Protein-coding regions in this window:
- a CDS encoding glycerophosphodiester phosphodiesterase gives rise to the protein MFFDLLDGSGHCCAHRGARSLAPENTLLAVRRALDAGAQAWETDVHMTRDGQLVIFHDETLERTTDIAAHPKFADRKPWNVHDFTLDELLGLDAGSHFAINDPFGTIAAGELSQQEVENCRNQPMLTLRQALEFTREHTLPMNLEIKDQGEHHPCEAIVDAVLDMIRQTETRELMLLSSFRHEYMARVRQLDATLPTAALAEEHPADIPALLRELGAQAYHPNQKKTTPELVRELVRQGFRVNPWTVNDMDKARALGQAGATAIITDFPQRMK
- a CDS encoding deoxyribodipyrimidine photo-lyase; translation: MPESRTRQIRTGNAPNNGPVAYWMHREHRCRDNWGLLMAQQLATARRVPLCVFYALSPQFLEAGQRQFLFLTQGLAQTARELEARNIPFLPRMGDPAQEIPKLARKLNIGALVTDFDVLRIKRQWIESVADHVCSTTGAHVFETDGRNVVPCWLASDKKEYAARTIRPKIHRLLPEFLVQPPELAPHPHPLAQRPASASLGDLQHAASSHSGPPPCDFPSGEQAAHEALEQFKRTRLNQYGKGRNVPTNPVTSRLSPYLHFGQIHAGRVALRVLESGADRESSDAYLEELIVRRELADNFCLHEPDYDNTGCFAPWASQTLEAHLNDPRPALYTSEEFERAQTHDPLWNAAQREMVRTGHMHGYMRMYWAKKILEWSETPEQAMAEAIRLNDRYQMDGRDSNGYAGIAWSMGGVHDRGWPERAVFGKIRSMTFNGAKSKFRVQEYIDAQERGSLL
- a CDS encoding sigma-54 dependent transcriptional regulator, whose protein sequence is MSAKTILFIAEPQAVTSIFPTLKEAGVQAGLADNLNGALGFIKKSKPLLIFSRPSIQGFDAKRLLEQAEQVDDFPPVIIFSRNGSAEEAQDYLQHGARDYWLEPLIWDKIKLVLPKGAPDPEPEPEPKPGPEPALRAPAAAPAAPRQDSKFQIIGRHPAVLRVLALARQVARSKATVLIAGESGTGKEMFARYLHHNSDRADQPFVAINCAALPEHLLESELFGHEKGAFTGAINRKLGKFELADGGTILLDEITEMDLGLQAKLLRVLQESEFDRVGGVETVKVNVRVIATTNRAIEETVKEGKFRQDLYYRLNVIPLKLPALKHRGEDVIELAEYFVNKYCAAYGLGRLAFTEEAKAWLMDYDWPGNVRELQNLMERAVLLAGDGPIRKSHFLMTEGEWMPDDLDAVEQAQQDVAAAAPPEGMDQALSVMPLQEMEKKLILKSLDETAGNRTRAADLLGISVRTLRNKLNEYKKQGIDV
- a CDS encoding tetratricopeptide repeat protein codes for the protein MKNEYFVRILHEFFEQDHGAAVVLSGDQVFLRTLRSAVHRVAGSKRHCLFAVGGRRAAARQVERLVAGKVPVLVFVERMVNETPSTDFIMVLRKRYPNMRIIVLAQEIERDVIAYFMELGVANVICKPVSMNNVIEKMAFSLQPPGQLGRLLDEGRARLEAGDFEQAMGLVEKILSLKPGSPAGLMLQGDIHLAQDRREDALDAYLAAHHSSEMYIEPIKRLAHAFQGLDDEKALEYLKKLDFISPLNPDRKADIGKAYLQRRDLENAEEYFDQSLRVLGREAGSLVSIMAEQIAEAASKVAPGMAEKYLRTVIESRGDDLDHSDLHTFNRLGMALRSQGKWREAVENYRQALEISPDDEALHYNMALAFQDGRDSGSALDSLRRALDIYPNLPRMGDMVALNMGNINMDAGHTEQARDYYQMALEMNPGNRRAKKELEKALRALRG